The Rhodocytophaga rosea genome has a segment encoding these proteins:
- a CDS encoding IS630 family transposase — protein sequence MQNKEAYEQKVKRLHALLYLAQTGSIDLYFGDESGFCLTPCVPYGWIKKGEHAPILSQRSTRINVFGLLSTNNELLTYQKSGSLNADFIIECVEAFSTSISKFTVIVLDNASWHTCGLWEVKKEEWEQKGLYIFLLPKYSPHLNRIERFWKQVKYHWLKAEDYLSVEALKEALYTIFSGLGTYFKLDFKKLEVDENIILNCV from the coding sequence TTGCAAAACAAAGAAGCATATGAGCAGAAAGTCAAGCGATTACATGCTTTGCTTTATTTGGCACAGACAGGCAGTATAGATTTATATTTTGGAGACGAATCAGGGTTTTGCCTTACCCCTTGTGTACCTTATGGATGGATCAAAAAAGGCGAACACGCCCCTATTTTATCCCAAAGAAGTACAAGGATAAATGTATTTGGCTTGTTAAGTACAAATAATGAGTTGCTTACTTATCAGAAAAGTGGGAGTCTAAACGCTGACTTTATCATTGAATGTGTAGAGGCCTTCTCAACATCTATTTCCAAGTTTACTGTCATAGTCTTAGACAACGCCTCCTGGCATACATGTGGCCTATGGGAAGTCAAAAAAGAAGAATGGGAACAGAAAGGATTATACATCTTTTTGCTGCCTAAGTATAGTCCTCATCTTAACAGGATCGAACGATTTTGGAAGCAGGTGAAATATCATTGGCTCAAAGCCGAAGACTATCTGTCTGTAGAAGCGCTTAAGGAGGCACTTTATACCATCTTTTCAGGATTGGGTACTTACTTTAAACTTGATTTTAAAAAACTTGAAGTAGATGAAAATATTATACTTAATTGTGTTTAA
- a CDS encoding acyl-CoA dehydrogenase family protein produces the protein MRETVFFTRRLQDLLPRIHDFIEQELIPLETGFHQRPLAETTALLDEKREKVKAAGLWGLHLPQQEGGLGLTLCEFGQVSEVLALAPFYGHYTFNCQAPDIGNMELISKFGSAEIKSKFLHPLMEGKIRSCFSMTEPEFAGSNPTRMATTAMREGNEYVINGHKWFTSSADGADFAVVMAVTNPEAPPHQRASMLIVPTNAPGFIHERNIPVFGESGSGWFSHAEIRYQNCRVPVSHLIGEEGAGFRLAQERLGPGRIHHCMRWIGIAEKAFDMLCRRASSREIEENVLLGEKQFIQGFIAESRIEIDAARLLVLNTAHTIDIHGAAQVRNQISGIKLFVANMMLRVLDRAIQVHGALGVTDDIILSAIYRHERGARIWDGADEVHKQNLALSILKIYGLDVKKKTREANAAKIQSHQK, from the coding sequence ATGAGAGAAACTGTATTTTTTACCAGACGGCTGCAAGACCTTTTGCCCAGAATACATGATTTTATAGAGCAGGAGCTGATTCCGCTTGAAACAGGATTCCATCAACGGCCACTTGCCGAAACGACTGCTTTATTAGATGAGAAACGTGAGAAAGTAAAAGCAGCTGGTTTATGGGGATTGCATTTGCCTCAGCAAGAAGGTGGCCTGGGTTTAACCCTTTGCGAATTCGGGCAGGTAAGTGAAGTACTGGCGCTTGCTCCCTTTTATGGCCATTATACCTTTAACTGCCAGGCTCCTGATATTGGCAATATGGAACTGATTAGTAAGTTTGGCAGTGCCGAAATCAAGTCGAAGTTCCTCCATCCGCTCATGGAAGGCAAGATCAGAAGCTGTTTTTCTATGACTGAACCTGAGTTTGCCGGTTCTAATCCTACCAGAATGGCTACTACAGCAATGCGCGAAGGAAATGAGTATGTGATCAATGGCCATAAATGGTTTACGAGCTCGGCAGATGGGGCTGATTTCGCCGTAGTAATGGCTGTAACCAATCCGGAAGCGCCTCCTCACCAGCGGGCCAGTATGCTGATTGTGCCAACTAATGCACCAGGTTTTATTCATGAAAGAAATATTCCGGTTTTTGGCGAAAGTGGTTCCGGATGGTTCAGCCATGCAGAAATCCGTTATCAGAATTGCCGGGTGCCTGTATCACATTTGATTGGGGAAGAAGGAGCCGGTTTCCGGCTTGCCCAGGAACGCCTGGGTCCAGGACGGATTCATCATTGTATGCGATGGATAGGAATTGCTGAAAAAGCATTTGATATGCTGTGCAGACGGGCTTCCAGTCGTGAAATAGAAGAAAATGTACTATTAGGTGAAAAACAGTTTATTCAGGGATTTATTGCCGAAAGCCGTATCGAAATTGATGCTGCCAGATTACTTGTATTGAATACGGCCCATACAATTGATATACATGGTGCTGCTCAGGTGCGGAATCAGATTTCAGGAATTAAACTATTTGTAGCTAATATGATGCTCCGGGTGCTCGACCGGGCCATTCAAGTGCATGGAGCGTTGGGTGTGACTGATGATATCATCTTATCTGCGATTTACCGGCACGAACGGGGTGCCAGAATCTGGGATGGAGCTGATGAAGTGCACAAACAGAATCTGGCTTTGAGTATTCTGAAAATCTATGGCCTGGATGTGAAGAAGAAAACAAGAGAAGCAAACGCAGCAAAGATCCAGTCACATCAAAAATAG
- the ispF gene encoding 2-C-methyl-D-erythritol 2,4-cyclodiphosphate synthase: MKIRVGQGYDVHQLQEGLPFWLGGIRIEHTHGALGHSDADVLIHVICDALLGAANLRDIGYHFSDKDPQYQGIDSKILLKRVMDLIRTEGYEISNVDATICLQTPKINPHVPAMKKVLAEVMAIREEDISIKATTTEHLGFVGRKEGVAAYAVALIYRIEDATPLSGMTNSNIR, encoded by the coding sequence ATGAAAATACGCGTAGGACAAGGATATGATGTTCACCAATTACAGGAAGGCCTTCCTTTCTGGCTGGGTGGTATCCGGATCGAACATACACACGGAGCCCTAGGTCATTCAGATGCCGATGTACTCATTCATGTGATTTGCGATGCCCTGCTGGGAGCTGCCAACCTGCGTGATATTGGTTACCATTTTTCCGATAAAGATCCGCAGTACCAAGGCATAGACAGCAAAATACTCCTGAAACGGGTTATGGACTTAATACGCACTGAAGGCTATGAGATCAGCAATGTTGATGCAACCATTTGCTTGCAAACACCCAAAATTAATCCGCATGTGCCTGCCATGAAAAAGGTACTTGCCGAAGTAATGGCCATCCGCGAAGAAGATATTTCCATTAAAGCCACTACCACCGAACACTTAGGTTTTGTGGGCAGAAAAGAAGGTGTAGCGGCCTATGCTGTAGCTTTAATTTACCGGATAGAAGATGCGACTCCCCTCAGCGGCATGACTAATAGCAATATTAGATAA
- a CDS encoding flavin reductase family protein gives MSSFRTISPTDTTSAVFHSYLLGVVAPRPIAFASTVDSQGKVNLSPFSFFNVFGSNPPILIFSPSRRVRDNTIKHTLENVQEVKEVVINIVNYAMVQQMSLASCEYEKGVNEFIKAGFSEEPSILVKPPRVKEAPAAFECRVNQIIATGTEGGAGNLVICEILLAHIQEDIINAKNQIDPQKLDAVARMGNDWYCRAYGDAIFSVPKPNQKKGIGFDNIPAQIRYSTVLTGNDLGMLGNIEALPTKEEISEFTSQSAIQEIVTNKHNSLAVKEALHQIAKAYLLEGKVKEAWLTLLQEGK, from the coding sequence ATGTCCTCCTTCCGAACCATATCCCCAACAGATACGACTTCCGCTGTTTTCCATAGCTATTTACTAGGTGTAGTAGCGCCTCGTCCGATTGCCTTTGCCAGCACCGTTGATTCACAGGGAAAAGTGAACTTAAGCCCCTTCAGTTTCTTTAATGTATTTGGCTCTAATCCACCTATTCTCATCTTTTCCCCTTCCCGCCGGGTACGGGATAATACCATTAAACATACGTTGGAAAATGTGCAGGAAGTGAAAGAGGTGGTGATTAATATAGTCAATTATGCCATGGTTCAGCAAATGTCTCTGGCCAGTTGTGAATATGAAAAAGGTGTAAATGAATTTATAAAAGCCGGCTTTTCCGAAGAACCCTCTATACTAGTAAAACCACCCAGGGTAAAAGAAGCACCAGCTGCCTTTGAATGTAGAGTAAACCAGATTATCGCCACCGGTACCGAAGGCGGTGCAGGAAACCTGGTGATCTGTGAAATTTTGCTGGCGCATATTCAGGAAGATATTATTAATGCTAAAAACCAGATTGATCCGCAAAAGTTAGATGCCGTAGCCCGTATGGGAAACGACTGGTATTGCCGGGCATATGGTGATGCTATTTTTTCAGTACCCAAACCCAATCAAAAAAAAGGCATAGGATTCGATAATATACCTGCCCAAATCCGCTATAGTACGGTGCTTACCGGAAACGACCTGGGTATGCTGGGAAATATAGAAGCGCTGCCTACAAAAGAAGAGATATCAGAATTTACCAGCCAATCTGCGATTCAGGAAATAGTAACAAATAAACATAACTCATTAGCAGTAAAAGAAGCTCTTCACCAGATAGCCAAAGCCTATTTATTGGAAGGAAAAGTAAAAGAAGCCTGGCTTACTTTACTGCAAGAAGGTAAGTAA
- a CDS encoding DNRLRE domain-containing protein translates to MFIKLRVFLLHTFSFLLMGSLLFAQTQQVLTLQPDSKVGKDAYIHEYMPDRNFGNDSKLPASAWTYDGTPGILRGLIAFNLTVIPPDAVISEATLSLYHSTDRANPLHSTLSGPNTTFIQRIVSPWQENTVTWDNQPKVTSQHQVVLPVSSRANQDYLSIAVTKLVQEMFRNPKANYGFMIRLQTESYYRALMFSSSDNIDPALHPRLTIHYTLPAIPQVVQVSTPQPKDKISRQAITAKPAKVPMATIVHDTVYIDRVRVDTVFVNRLRVDTVYTRPSVQEVDFSPLTNYAFTNLVLLLDVSGSMNSPQKLPLLKQSVKRLLPLLRPEDKVTIVVYSGKAKVMLQAVAGSETAKINQVIDQLQSDGSTDANAGLTLAYKVAGKSYIRGGNNRIILATDGSFSVHPEVHTLIEQKSREEIFLSVFDFSRNNNQSGTPAPMLQTLAEKGRGNCVLILPDNSDLKLVKEIKAKPIR, encoded by the coding sequence ATGTTTATAAAGCTCCGGGTATTTCTCTTGCATACATTTAGTTTTTTGTTAATGGGCTCATTATTGTTTGCACAAACGCAACAGGTACTTACCCTGCAACCTGATTCTAAAGTGGGAAAAGATGCCTACATACATGAGTATATGCCAGACCGGAACTTTGGCAATGATAGTAAACTGCCTGCATCCGCCTGGACCTACGATGGTACACCCGGTATTCTAAGAGGACTCATTGCATTCAATCTTACTGTAATTCCACCTGATGCTGTCATTTCTGAGGCTACGCTTTCGCTCTATCATAGTACTGACCGGGCAAATCCACTGCACTCTACCCTCAGTGGGCCAAATACAACTTTCATTCAGCGGATAGTTTCTCCCTGGCAGGAAAATACCGTTACCTGGGACAATCAACCCAAAGTTACTTCGCAACATCAAGTAGTTTTACCGGTTTCTTCCAGAGCCAATCAGGATTATCTGTCTATTGCGGTAACCAAACTAGTGCAGGAAATGTTTAGGAATCCAAAGGCTAATTATGGGTTTATGATCCGTTTGCAAACAGAATCATACTATCGTGCCTTGATGTTTTCCTCCAGCGACAATATAGATCCTGCCCTTCATCCCAGACTTACTATCCACTATACATTGCCTGCCATTCCGCAGGTAGTTCAGGTTTCAACGCCACAGCCAAAAGATAAAATCTCCAGACAAGCTATTACAGCTAAACCAGCCAAAGTTCCTATGGCAACAATCGTTCATGATACCGTGTATATAGACCGGGTGCGTGTGGATACTGTGTTTGTAAATCGTCTTAGGGTAGACACAGTATATACTCGTCCATCTGTCCAGGAAGTGGATTTTTCTCCGCTGACCAACTATGCGTTTACCAATCTTGTTTTACTGCTTGATGTGTCTGGTTCGATGAATTCGCCCCAAAAATTACCTCTCTTGAAACAATCCGTGAAGCGTTTGTTGCCTTTATTGAGACCGGAAGACAAAGTAACGATAGTGGTTTATTCGGGTAAGGCTAAAGTAATGTTACAGGCTGTAGCAGGAAGCGAAACGGCAAAAATCAATCAGGTAATCGATCAATTACAATCAGATGGCAGCACAGATGCCAATGCCGGACTTACCTTAGCTTATAAAGTTGCTGGTAAAAGTTATATCCGGGGAGGCAATAACCGGATCATTCTGGCAACAGACGGAAGTTTTTCAGTGCATCCGGAAGTACATACGTTAATAGAGCAAAAGAGCCGGGAAGAAATTTTTCTCAGCGTATTTGATTTCAGCCGTAATAATAACCAGTCTGGCACACCAGCTCCCATGTTGCAAACCCTGGCCGAAAAAGGAAGAGGCAATTGTGTGCTGATTCTGCCGGATAATTCTGATCTGAAACTAGTAAAAGAAATCAAAGCCAAACCCATTCGATAG
- a CDS encoding phosphotransferase family protein: MPEIIIDSTKPVRQGEAIDLAVLNSYLQEHAPEIGKITSISQFPGGYSNLTYCLHTSGKEYVLRRPPVGANIKSAHDMGREYKVLSLLKPHYDKVPRPVLYCDSHEIMGAPFYMMERISGVILRAASAPSLQLSPEQLRHISESIVDNLVVIHSLDIQTTGLHQLGKPEGYMQRQVEGWSKRYFQAETDRIKEMNILADWLQHHQPMSHSAAFLHNDYKHDNVMLNPENLSQIIGVLDWEMATVGDPLMDVGATLAYWTEAGDSPALRSFNLTWLPGNFTRQEVVEQYAAKSGRDLSNIAFYYIFGLFKNAVIAQQIYTRWKQGLTQDARFESLLFIVKEMAAKALHTLESGKI, from the coding sequence ATGCCCGAAATTATAATAGATTCAACCAAACCTGTACGCCAGGGCGAAGCAATTGATTTAGCTGTATTAAATAGCTACCTCCAGGAACATGCACCTGAAATAGGTAAAATTACCAGCATCAGCCAGTTTCCGGGTGGTTATTCTAACCTGACTTATTGTTTGCATACGTCTGGGAAAGAATATGTGCTTCGCCGTCCGCCGGTTGGTGCCAATATCAAATCTGCGCATGACATGGGCAGAGAATATAAGGTACTTTCTTTACTCAAACCCCATTATGATAAGGTGCCCAGGCCTGTTTTATATTGTGATTCTCATGAGATAATGGGTGCACCTTTTTATATGATGGAACGCATCAGCGGTGTGATTCTCAGAGCTGCTTCTGCTCCCAGCTTACAGTTATCCCCTGAACAGCTCCGCCATATATCCGAATCTATTGTAGATAATCTTGTTGTAATTCACAGCCTGGATATACAAACCACCGGACTTCACCAGCTGGGCAAACCAGAGGGATATATGCAACGGCAAGTGGAAGGCTGGAGCAAGCGTTATTTTCAAGCCGAAACCGATCGCATTAAAGAAATGAATATCCTTGCTGACTGGCTACAGCATCATCAACCAATGAGCCATTCTGCTGCTTTTTTGCATAATGATTATAAGCACGATAATGTTATGCTGAATCCGGAAAATCTTTCGCAAATTATTGGAGTGCTCGATTGGGAAATGGCAACAGTAGGCGATCCCTTAATGGATGTGGGTGCTACACTCGCCTACTGGACGGAGGCAGGAGATTCACCAGCTCTACGATCATTTAATTTAACATGGCTTCCCGGCAACTTTACCAGGCAAGAAGTAGTTGAACAGTATGCGGCGAAAAGTGGCCGGGATCTTTCAAATATTGCGTTTTACTATATATTTGGCCTGTTCAAAAATGCAGTGATTGCTCAACAGATTTATACCCGCTGGAAACAAGGTCTCACTCAGGATGCCCGTTTTGAAAGTTTATTATTCATTGTAAAAGAAATGGCAGCAAAAGCATTACACACACTCGAAAGCGGAAAAATTTGA
- a CDS encoding alpha/beta hydrolase — MRQSYIHLPATTGITQAVTLVVHGLNNKPSAMMPLADRLRSWGSDVLLVQLTGHTVDSSVTPFTEGDWCLNLQDTFQQATTLIQSGEPKPLYFLGYSLGALLNLYLILSHPGKFQYDKMVLLAPAFALRKPVNKLLQLATDILPAQMKIPSFTPKPYRAGTSLPVKAYTLLNTMAVRVEKSINQSVSMPVLVMIHPKDEMVSVKKMNGYINEYLPSWQLYTLPKTSDQQLPYAHLILDERSVGKENWDRMLQQIRVFLQL; from the coding sequence ATGAGGCAATCCTATATTCATCTTCCGGCTACAACAGGAATAACCCAAGCAGTAACTTTGGTGGTACATGGACTGAATAATAAGCCTTCAGCAATGATGCCTTTAGCCGACCGGTTGCGCAGCTGGGGGTCAGACGTGCTGTTGGTACAATTAACCGGGCACACCGTAGATTCTTCTGTTACTCCGTTTACCGAAGGCGATTGGTGTCTTAATCTGCAGGATACCTTTCAGCAAGCCACTACACTTATTCAATCAGGCGAACCAAAACCTTTGTATTTCCTGGGGTATTCTTTAGGTGCCTTACTCAACTTGTATCTTATCCTGAGTCATCCAGGAAAGTTTCAGTATGACAAGATGGTGTTACTGGCACCCGCTTTTGCCTTACGAAAACCCGTAAATAAACTTCTGCAACTAGCAACAGATATTCTTCCGGCTCAGATGAAAATTCCCAGCTTTACACCCAAACCTTACCGGGCTGGTACTTCGTTGCCTGTAAAAGCCTATACACTCTTAAATACAATGGCTGTCCGGGTAGAAAAATCAATTAATCAAAGTGTTTCTATGCCAGTGCTTGTTATGATCCATCCAAAGGATGAAATGGTAAGCGTAAAAAAAATGAACGGATATATAAATGAATATTTGCCTTCCTGGCAGTTGTATACCTTGCCTAAAACTTCTGATCAACAATTGCCCTATGCACACCTGATTCTGGATGAACGCTCTGTAGGAAAAGAAAACTGGGACCGGATGTTACAGCAGATCAGGGTATTTCTACAATTATAG
- a CDS encoding helix-turn-helix domain-containing protein, translated as MRYIKKITDKQKQDLEKIHKDSKSYQERNRCQCILLSNQGYQVQKLASIFQVSQLSIYKWFDRFEKTGVVGLKNQKGKGRKPILTTSNATHVEVVENSIEKEKQQLKLAKREIEAKLGTAMSEMTLKRFLKKLTTDGNVSVNG; from the coding sequence ATGCGTTATATCAAGAAGATTACAGACAAGCAAAAACAAGACTTAGAGAAGATTCATAAAGATAGTAAAAGTTATCAGGAACGTAACCGTTGCCAATGTATACTGTTATCCAATCAAGGCTATCAAGTACAGAAGTTAGCAAGCATTTTTCAAGTAAGTCAGTTAAGTATTTATAAGTGGTTTGATCGCTTTGAGAAAACAGGTGTGGTAGGGTTAAAGAACCAAAAAGGGAAAGGCAGAAAACCCATCCTTACTACCAGTAATGCTACCCATGTTGAAGTAGTGGAAAATAGCATAGAGAAAGAAAAACAACAACTTAAATTAGCTAAGCGAGAGATAGAAGCTAAATTAGGCACGGCTATGAGTGAGATGACCTTGAAGCGGTTTTTAAAAAAATTGACTACCGATGGAAACGTTTCCGTAAATGGATAA
- a CDS encoding N-acetylmuramoyl-L-alanine amidase: MITVDKRIPSPNFTPGRRSFKPEAIVIHIMEGTLAGTDSWFANRASKVSAHFGIGSNGTLHQYVEIANTAWHSGRVNNPTWIGIKANGLRAYFNPNYYTIGIEHEGFGMTAWTSAMYNKSAELIAHLCLDHHIPLDRAHIVGHHEIYSVKSCPGHRVDINSLIDLAKQHLTKVINPASPVPIALVPVASTLSIINQSGTVVVNKTLNIREKSPNTAVKIVSQALAGTILSYNGWVTDGQPVNGNRKWYFDANGDYFWSGATA; encoded by the coding sequence ATGATTACTGTTGATAAACGTATTCCTAGTCCAAATTTCACACCTGGACGTCGTTCTTTTAAACCTGAAGCTATTGTTATTCATATTATGGAAGGTACATTAGCTGGGACAGATTCATGGTTTGCTAATCGTGCCTCCAAAGTATCAGCTCATTTTGGCATTGGCAGCAATGGAACCCTTCATCAGTATGTAGAAATAGCAAATACGGCCTGGCATTCCGGAAGAGTAAATAATCCAACATGGATTGGGATTAAAGCAAATGGCTTAAGAGCATATTTTAATCCTAATTACTATACAATTGGAATTGAGCACGAGGGGTTTGGTATGACTGCCTGGACCAGTGCTATGTATAATAAAAGCGCTGAGTTAATTGCTCACTTATGCCTAGACCATCATATTCCTTTAGACAGAGCACACATAGTAGGCCATCATGAAATTTATTCAGTAAAATCTTGTCCAGGTCATAGAGTAGATATTAATTCTTTGATTGACCTGGCAAAGCAGCACCTTACTAAAGTTATTAACCCAGCTTCGCCTGTTCCTATAGCGTTAGTTCCAGTAGCATCTACATTAAGTATAATAAATCAGTCAGGTACAGTGGTAGTAAATAAGACATTAAATATACGGGAGAAAAGCCCAAATACCGCTGTTAAAATAGTGAGCCAGGCATTAGCCGGGACTATATTGAGTTATAATGGTTGGGTAACAGATGGCCAACCAGTTAATGGCAACCGCAAATGGTACTTTGATGCGAATGGTGATTACTTCTGGAGCGGCGCCACAGCATAA
- a CDS encoding helix-turn-helix domain-containing protein has protein sequence MFSKVHFSTTKIQGYLQVWNTAIRTLANVGAYIWYRDKPIQAKQASGILSITEAHEDFSRNSIPEMQPDDSSATTDKTYKIPSRFVLAENLCRNYSERIETYFEQKKPYLDPELTMQKVAAELNMPLHHLSMVLNECIGYSFTDYVNRYRIEEVKRKLTEMQYLKIESIGYEAGFNSKATFNRVFKKHCRQSPSEYQKALRIPVST, from the coding sequence ATGTTCAGTAAAGTACATTTCTCTACAACCAAAATACAAGGATACCTACAAGTATGGAATACTGCTATCCGAACCCTGGCAAATGTAGGAGCATATATCTGGTATAGAGATAAGCCAATACAGGCAAAGCAGGCCTCTGGTATACTTTCCATCACAGAGGCACATGAAGACTTTTCCAGGAATAGCATACCTGAAATGCAGCCAGACGATTCTAGTGCAACGACAGACAAAACTTATAAAATACCCTCCCGCTTTGTATTAGCAGAAAACCTTTGCCGGAACTACAGTGAGCGGATAGAGACGTACTTTGAGCAGAAAAAGCCCTATTTAGACCCTGAGCTTACTATGCAAAAAGTAGCCGCTGAGCTGAATATGCCTCTGCACCATCTTTCTATGGTACTCAACGAATGTATTGGTTATAGCTTTACCGACTATGTAAACCGCTATCGGATTGAAGAAGTAAAGCGCAAATTAACAGAAATGCAGTACCTCAAAATAGAAAGCATTGGCTATGAAGCTGGCTTTAACTCCAAAGCTACTTTTAACCGGGTGTTTAAAAAACACTGCCGGCAAAGCCCTTCGGAATACCAAAAAGCTTTACGGATCCCGGTAAGCACTTAA